One segment of Panicum virgatum strain AP13 chromosome 3K, P.virgatum_v5, whole genome shotgun sequence DNA contains the following:
- the LOC120699747 gene encoding major allergen Api g 1, isoallergen 1-like, with translation MVVGKVTLEYPVTVSVELLWKVAFSGDVSIFTKACVGMIDAVEVDGDGGPGTVTTMKLNPAVGDAKVFKTRLLSRDAVARVVKSEMVVEGSELSVQFNSQVSEVKVVPAGEGASVVHMTVEYERVDGALLPPEEEARIGQGYLGIIKKVEEYLVAHPSEFA, from the exons ATGGTTGTCGGCAAAGTCACACTGGAGTACCCGGTGACCGTGTCGGTCGAGCTGCTGTGGAAGGTGGCGTTCTCCGGCGACGTGTCCATCTTCACCAAGGCCTGCGTCGGCATGATTGACGCCGTGGAGGTCGATGGCGACGGCGGGCCTGGGACCGTCACCACCATGAAGCTCAACCCTG CCGTGGGCGACGCGAAGGTGTTCAAGACCCGGCTCCTGTCACGTGATGCGGTGGCACGTGTCGTGAAGTCAGAGATGGTGGTGGAGGGCAGCGAGCTGTCCGTGCAGTTCAACTCGCAGGTGTCCGAGGTGAAGGTGGTGCCGGCCGGCGAGGGTGCTAGCGTGGTGCACATGACGGTGGAGTACGAGCGGGTGGACggcgcgctgctgccgccggaggaggaggccaggattGGGCAGGGCTACCTCGGCATCATCAAGAAGGTGGAGGAGTACCTCGTCGCGCACCCCAGCGAGTTCGCCTAA